Proteins encoded by one window of Pseudomonas sp. LS44:
- a CDS encoding helix-turn-helix transcriptional regulator has protein sequence MPINNIDLSTAIAAPAQNAYGSLAVLKRPVTPSAGAGGAVLSELIGLVYEGLNEATPWAGLAERLRHVLAASNVTVTLHHFNDRPYDIQVMSVAQDDDTDWQLAERVYRERFSHIELVNPKSLTPGDIIVFGPRDVEPECAARMEFINLASCLRTCFAEPGGMRCWVDVIRGRAVPEHPFSASDLELIRALLPHLSRALGLYARLKQQEAEKLIYEGCLDHQALGCLLLDGDARLLYVNQAARAIIDKHQGIELNHGRVQLQDRTVQRALEKAIANAIAAREQEGGRYRGELVRLSSQNGVLLGMLAMPAPLFDYYQGRHVPSVTIHLSELTENLAMQQVSGDSPTNLIAQLLNLTRQEARLAELLAYGQTISEAAGQMGIAVTAARNYSKNIYAKLGIKGQADLIRILFKSFALLR, from the coding sequence GTGCCGATCAACAACATCGACCTCTCCACGGCCATAGCTGCGCCAGCGCAAAATGCGTACGGCAGCCTGGCAGTCTTGAAGCGCCCAGTGACGCCGTCTGCGGGCGCTGGTGGCGCTGTTCTATCCGAGTTGATCGGACTGGTTTATGAGGGGCTGAACGAAGCCACGCCCTGGGCCGGCCTGGCCGAGCGCCTGCGGCATGTACTGGCGGCGAGCAATGTCACGGTCACCCTGCATCACTTCAATGATCGGCCATACGATATCCAGGTGATGTCCGTCGCGCAGGACGACGACACGGACTGGCAGCTGGCGGAAAGGGTCTACCGCGAGCGCTTCTCGCATATCGAGCTGGTCAATCCCAAATCGCTGACGCCGGGCGATATCATCGTCTTCGGTCCGCGAGATGTGGAACCGGAGTGCGCCGCGCGCATGGAGTTTATAAATCTCGCCAGCTGTCTCAGGACCTGCTTTGCCGAGCCCGGAGGCATGCGCTGCTGGGTCGACGTGATCCGCGGGCGGGCTGTCCCGGAGCATCCTTTTTCGGCCAGCGATCTGGAGCTGATCAGGGCGCTGCTGCCCCACCTCTCCCGCGCCCTCGGGCTCTATGCCAGGCTCAAACAGCAGGAAGCGGAAAAGCTGATCTACGAAGGCTGCCTGGACCATCAGGCCCTGGGCTGCCTGCTGCTCGACGGCGATGCCCGGTTGCTCTACGTGAACCAGGCCGCCAGGGCCATAATCGACAAGCATCAGGGCATCGAGCTGAACCATGGTCGCGTGCAACTGCAGGACCGCACGGTCCAGCGTGCACTGGAGAAGGCGATCGCCAATGCCATCGCGGCCAGGGAGCAGGAAGGCGGGCGCTACCGTGGCGAACTGGTGCGTTTGAGTTCCCAGAATGGCGTGCTCCTGGGCATGCTGGCGATGCCAGCACCGTTGTTCGATTACTACCAGGGCCGGCATGTGCCGAGTGTGACCATCCACCTCTCGGAACTGACCGAGAACCTGGCCATGCAGCAGGTCTCGGGTGATTCTCCGACGAACCTGATAGCCCAGCTGCTGAATCTGACACGTCAGGAAGCCCGACTGGCCGAGCTGCTGGCCTACGGCCAGACCATCAGCGAAGCCGCCGGGCAGATGGGCATCGCGGTGACCGCCGCGC
- a CDS encoding DUF1329 domain-containing protein yields the protein MNNKGAVLAVVLALNAGLIASAHAKVSPEEAAKLGKELTCTGAERAGNADGSIPEFTGKYLGEVPGWPHKLYAGDQPIDPYANEKPILVITAQNVDQYAERLSDGQKAMLKHYPDTYKITVYPGHRDFRYPDYVCDRAKNNALNAELENDGMGIKGLGQVPFPIPKTALEVLWNHLLPVRAWTEDSIRDIASVQANGQIAWGSTWIRSMALSNDPKHEPKSDDGWSALVWNTTLKPERDKGAMTIAHEPYNYATSSRRAWGYNPGTRRVRLSPGFGFDQPMPGTNGTMILDEDTLFNGSPERYNWKLLGKREMYVPANGFKANSSEVKYADILTPNHPNPDVIRYELRRVWVVEADLREGYRHLYSKRTLFIDEDTWSGVMADNYDAQGQLWKFALINYYYHPDMSAWHTGTSFYHDLSSGQYVGYNMSNEAKKGPVLDEGKFDRSMYTADAIRGLGR from the coding sequence ATGAATAACAAAGGTGCTGTGCTAGCCGTAGTGCTGGCGCTCAATGCAGGCCTGATCGCCAGCGCCCACGCCAAGGTAAGCCCCGAGGAAGCCGCCAAGCTCGGCAAGGAACTCACCTGCACCGGTGCTGAGCGTGCTGGCAACGCGGATGGCAGCATTCCCGAATTCACCGGCAAATACTTGGGGGAGGTGCCGGGCTGGCCGCACAAGCTGTACGCCGGTGACCAGCCGATTGACCCCTACGCCAACGAGAAGCCGATCCTGGTGATTACCGCGCAGAACGTGGATCAATATGCCGAACGCCTGAGCGACGGCCAGAAGGCCATGCTCAAACACTATCCGGACACCTACAAGATCACCGTCTACCCCGGGCACCGCGACTTCCGCTATCCGGACTACGTCTGCGATCGCGCCAAGAACAACGCCTTGAATGCCGAGCTCGAGAACGATGGGATGGGTATCAAGGGCCTGGGCCAGGTTCCTTTCCCGATTCCCAAGACTGCCCTGGAAGTGTTGTGGAACCACCTGCTGCCGGTGCGTGCCTGGACCGAAGACAGCATCCGCGACATTGCCAGCGTGCAGGCCAACGGCCAGATCGCCTGGGGCAGCACCTGGATACGCAGCATGGCCCTCTCCAACGATCCGAAACACGAGCCGAAGAGCGACGATGGCTGGTCGGCTTTGGTGTGGAACACCACGCTGAAGCCGGAGCGCGACAAGGGCGCGATGACCATCGCCCACGAGCCTTACAACTACGCGACCAGCAGCCGTCGGGCCTGGGGCTACAACCCCGGAACTCGCCGCGTGCGCCTGTCGCCTGGCTTTGGCTTCGACCAGCCGATGCCCGGCACCAACGGCACCATGATCCTCGACGAGGACACGCTGTTCAACGGTTCACCCGAACGCTACAACTGGAAGCTGCTGGGCAAGCGTGAGATGTACGTTCCCGCCAACGGCTTCAAGGCCAACAGTAGCGAGGTCAAGTACGCCGATATTCTCACGCCGAACCATCCCAATCCTGACGTGATTCGCTATGAACTGCGTCGCGTGTGGGTTGTGGAAGCGGATCTGCGCGAGGGCTATCGCCACCTGTACAGCAAGCGGACCCTGTTCATCGACGAGGACACCTGGAGCGGTGTCATGGCGGATAACTACGACGCTCAGGGTCAGCTATGGAAATTTGCCCTCATCAACTACTACTACCACCCCGACATGAGCGCTTGGCACACCGGCACGTCTTTCTATCACGATCTCAGTTCCGGTCAGTATGTGGGGTACAACATGTCCAACGAAGCGAAGAAGGGGCCCGTGCTGGATGAGGGCAAGTTCGATCGCAGCATGTACACGGCCGACGCCATTCGCGGTCTAGGTCGTTGA
- a CDS encoding DUF1302 domain-containing protein has protein sequence MNNKNNLLRRALFAQRFPLMGLVAAIALANGPAQAGETIEFENGATLDWAITGNYGMGVRTEDQASALIAPDQLNSDDGDRNFDKGSLVNNSVGALGELILRKDDYGAVLRGSTFYDAVYHGSNDNDSPDTVNKSGDFNEFTSDTKHYAGGRSRILDAYVFKGWVTEGGQRIDAKAGEHVLAWGDSLLFPGVSGAQMPVDVVKSSLPGVETKDVLLPVGQVSAQWTINETFSLGSYVQYEWTGNELPPVGSYLSTVDIIGPGREVLKTGFFDIPYADTDEPRSSGQWGLQLRYRPIGDLELSLFRINYHDRNPSGIEIIFPPTGPLGYQVNYFEDIHLTGASFTTKLGDTQVSGEWSYRDGAPIQVTTPDGPTAAKGKGQQMQLSFMRILGDRPWASQTTLLGEIVHVRADSVEDVNGFDDFSFKNESEWQSQTSTAYSAVAIFSYPGVVTAWDLDVPIRFSQVLEGSTPMSGAISGAQGDRRLSVGTSFKYLGNLQVELAYNAFLGEADPIKRQLADRDYATLSVKYSL, from the coding sequence ATGAACAATAAGAACAATCTGCTTCGCAGGGCTCTGTTTGCCCAACGCTTTCCGCTCATGGGGCTGGTGGCTGCCATTGCCTTGGCCAATGGGCCGGCGCAGGCGGGAGAAACCATCGAGTTCGAAAATGGCGCCACTCTCGACTGGGCCATCACCGGTAACTACGGCATGGGCGTACGCACGGAGGACCAGGCCAGTGCCCTGATCGCTCCTGATCAGCTCAACAGCGATGACGGTGACCGCAACTTCGACAAAGGCTCGCTGGTCAACAACAGCGTGGGGGCCCTCGGCGAGCTGATCCTGCGCAAGGACGACTATGGTGCAGTGCTGCGCGGCTCCACCTTCTATGACGCTGTCTACCACGGCAGCAACGATAACGATTCGCCTGATACCGTGAACAAGTCCGGTGATTTCAACGAGTTCACCAGCGATACGAAACACTATGCCGGCGGTCGTAGCCGCATCCTGGACGCCTATGTCTTCAAGGGCTGGGTCACCGAGGGCGGGCAGCGCATCGACGCCAAGGCTGGTGAGCACGTGCTTGCCTGGGGCGATAGCCTGCTCTTCCCAGGCGTATCTGGTGCCCAGATGCCGGTCGACGTGGTCAAGTCCTCGCTGCCGGGCGTGGAAACCAAGGACGTGCTGCTGCCCGTGGGCCAGGTATCCGCCCAGTGGACCATCAATGAGACGTTCAGCCTGGGCAGCTATGTCCAGTACGAGTGGACTGGCAACGAACTGCCGCCGGTAGGCAGCTATCTCTCCACCGTCGACATCATCGGGCCGGGACGGGAGGTTCTGAAGACGGGATTCTTCGACATTCCCTACGCGGATACCGATGAGCCGCGCTCGAGCGGGCAGTGGGGCCTCCAGTTGCGTTACCGGCCAATTGGGGATCTGGAGCTGTCGCTGTTCCGCATCAACTACCATGACCGTAACCCGTCCGGTATCGAGATCATCTTCCCGCCGACCGGTCCGTTGGGCTACCAGGTCAACTACTTCGAGGACATCCACCTCACCGGCGCGAGCTTCACCACCAAGCTCGGCGATACCCAGGTGAGCGGCGAGTGGTCGTATCGCGATGGCGCTCCGATCCAGGTGACTACGCCTGATGGCCCGACTGCGGCCAAGGGCAAGGGCCAGCAGATGCAGCTGTCCTTCATGCGCATCCTCGGCGACCGTCCGTGGGCCAGCCAGACTACCCTGCTCGGCGAGATCGTTCACGTTCGTGCCGACAGCGTGGAGGACGTCAACGGCTTCGATGACTTCTCCTTCAAGAATGAAAGCGAATGGCAGAGCCAGACCTCCACGGCTTATTCGGCCGTTGCGATTTTCTCCTATCCGGGTGTGGTCACGGCCTGGGACCTCGACGTGCCGATTCGCTTCTCCCAGGTCCTGGAAGGCTCGACTCCCATGTCTGGCGCCATCTCGGGTGCCCAGGGTGACCGCCGCCTGAGCGTCGGCACCAGCTTCAAGTACCTGGGCAACCTGCAGGTCGAACTGGCCTACAACGCCTTCCTCGGCGAGGCTGACCCGATCAAGCGCCAACTGGCCGACCGGGACTATGCGACGCTGTCGGTTAAGTACTCACTGTAA
- a CDS encoding saccharopine dehydrogenase NADP-binding domain-containing protein, which yields MRVLLLGCGNVGANVARQLVPRHPELECVVADLDQDNAEKLAAELGPRVRGVRVDVHDAARLDELLDGVDLVFNAVGPFYRSAVPVIEAALRARVDYIDINDDHDVAEKLFLDPSWNQRALEAGIKLVIGCGSTPGLTNVMAKLLADRLDKVREIHLATAVPFMPEALSPAVVDHMVHITAGEVLQFIDGEYRQMPGWGGRLEVPYSAPFKAYPSFFIGHGETVTLPHFIKGLDQVTNRIAFFPEAGSQVWRSLLDLGLGSSEVIEGLGISPLKFLTHHLASEAGRKSLTVDISDEPWAVATRVEVVGERNGAEIRNVLEYHINLPRTRSENSTADPTPTCARLVIEAYLAGQVSGQGLLAPEVCLDAEAYVHAFACESGATFISTENQVKRHLHA from the coding sequence ATGAGAGTCTTGCTATTGGGATGCGGCAACGTAGGCGCCAACGTGGCGCGGCAGCTGGTACCGCGCCACCCCGAGCTGGAATGCGTGGTCGCCGACCTCGATCAGGACAACGCCGAGAAGCTCGCTGCCGAACTGGGGCCGCGGGTTCGCGGCGTGCGCGTCGACGTGCACGACGCCGCCCGCCTGGACGAGTTGCTCGACGGCGTCGATCTGGTGTTCAACGCCGTAGGACCGTTCTACCGCAGCGCCGTTCCGGTCATCGAGGCTGCGCTGCGGGCGCGGGTCGACTACATCGACATCAACGACGATCACGATGTGGCGGAGAAGCTGTTCCTCGATCCGTCCTGGAATCAGCGTGCGCTGGAAGCGGGGATCAAGCTGGTCATCGGTTGCGGCTCGACGCCGGGGCTGACCAACGTCATGGCCAAACTGCTCGCCGATCGCCTCGACAAGGTGCGTGAAATCCATCTAGCCACCGCCGTGCCCTTCATGCCGGAGGCCCTGTCGCCGGCGGTCGTCGACCACATGGTGCATATCACCGCTGGCGAGGTGCTGCAGTTCATCGACGGCGAGTACCGCCAGATGCCGGGCTGGGGCGGTCGGCTCGAAGTGCCCTATAGCGCGCCGTTCAAGGCCTATCCGTCGTTCTTCATCGGCCATGGCGAAACGGTCACCCTGCCGCACTTCATCAAGGGTCTGGATCAGGTGACCAATCGGATCGCCTTCTTCCCCGAAGCCGGCTCGCAAGTGTGGCGCTCCCTGCTCGACCTGGGGCTGGGCAGTTCCGAGGTGATCGAGGGCCTTGGCATCTCGCCGCTCAAGTTCCTGACCCATCACCTGGCCAGCGAAGCCGGTCGCAAGAGCCTGACCGTGGACATCTCGGATGAGCCTTGGGCCGTCGCCACCCGCGTGGAGGTGGTGGGTGAGCGCAACGGCGCCGAAATCCGCAACGTGCTCGAGTACCACATCAATCTGCCGCGCACGCGGAGCGAGAACAGCACCGCCGACCCGACGCCGACCTGTGCGCGACTGGTCATCGAGGCATACCTGGCCGGCCAGGTATCCGGCCAGGGCCTGCTGGCCCCCGAGGTCTGCCTGGATGCCGAAGCCTACGTGCACGCCTTCGCCTGCGAGAGCGGCGCCACCTTCATCAGCACCGAAAACCAGGTCAAGCGCCACCTGCACGCCTGA
- a CDS encoding FAD-binding oxidoreductase: MPIRFSGWPLPREIPAYPALDEDIEADVVVVGAGLAGSSLALRLAESGVRVVVLEADQPASGASGRNAGHVQPYLGSLDPLRAHADGGRRFTEYFIENRDVVFDLSRKHGLEADAVKSGMVAAAFQRHAALDDKVKKWKAFGYDVDLVGAERLKELLGTSTYSYGVHWREGGRVNPFLFTNGMIATAVRLGAKVHGNSCVVGCERSGSSWRVRTAIGSVRAQRVVMCTNGHAGNAFFPELNRTQYPLVSCGMATRPLPQAVLDIVNPARVAITQHPGGLYPLVIDGRNRLITATIPGVGRAQRATDYFAYLLRYLRRTFPQLRDLPIELESYWTGMTANSSAVYEDSYPKLYQLADGVLALNNFGSWGNLMGPMMGINLADALVRDRPDDCLLPLETPKAVQCPSLYETKIRRVLIPLARLADKFNRI, translated from the coding sequence GTGCCCATTCGCTTCAGCGGTTGGCCACTGCCACGGGAAATCCCGGCCTACCCGGCACTGGATGAGGACATCGAGGCGGATGTGGTGGTCGTCGGCGCCGGGCTGGCCGGGTCTTCGCTGGCCTTGCGTCTGGCCGAAAGCGGTGTGCGGGTGGTGGTGCTGGAGGCCGATCAGCCGGCCAGTGGCGCCTCTGGCCGCAACGCCGGGCATGTGCAGCCTTACCTGGGTTCGCTCGATCCTCTGCGCGCCCATGCCGATGGCGGGCGGCGTTTTACCGAGTACTTCATCGAGAACCGCGACGTGGTCTTCGATCTGTCGCGCAAACATGGCCTGGAGGCCGATGCGGTCAAGTCCGGCATGGTCGCCGCGGCTTTCCAGAGGCACGCCGCGCTCGACGACAAGGTGAAGAAGTGGAAGGCCTTCGGTTACGACGTGGACCTGGTCGGTGCGGAGCGCCTCAAGGAGCTGCTCGGCACCAGCACCTACAGCTACGGCGTCCACTGGCGCGAAGGCGGGCGAGTCAATCCCTTTCTCTTTACCAACGGCATGATCGCCACCGCCGTCCGCCTGGGCGCCAAGGTGCACGGCAACTCCTGCGTCGTGGGTTGCGAACGGAGCGGGTCGTCCTGGCGCGTGCGCACGGCCATCGGCAGCGTGCGTGCGCAGCGGGTGGTGATGTGTACCAACGGGCACGCCGGCAATGCCTTCTTCCCGGAGCTGAACCGCACCCAGTACCCGCTGGTGTCCTGCGGTATGGCGACGCGGCCGCTGCCGCAGGCGGTGCTGGATATCGTCAACCCGGCCCGGGTCGCCATCACGCAGCATCCGGGTGGGCTGTATCCGCTGGTCATCGACGGTCGCAATCGACTCATCACGGCGACCATTCCGGGGGTCGGCCGCGCGCAGCGGGCAACGGATTATTTCGCCTACTTGCTGCGTTACCTGCGCCGCACCTTCCCGCAACTGCGCGACCTGCCCATCGAGCTGGAGTCCTACTGGACGGGCATGACCGCCAATTCGTCCGCGGTCTACGAGGACTCCTACCCGAAGTTGTACCAGCTCGCCGATGGCGTGCTGGCCCTGAACAATTTCGGCTCCTGGGGCAATCTCATGGGACCGATGATGGGCATCAATCTGGCTGATGCGCTGGTCCGCGACCGCCCGGACGACTGCCTGCTCCCGCTGGAAACCCCCAAGGCCGTGCAATGCCCCAGCCTGTACGAAACCAAGATCCGCCGCGTACTGATTCCCCTGGCGAGGCTGGCTGACAAGTTCAATCGCATCTGA
- a CDS encoding MFS transporter: MARMQQTAAALDSATFEDRAGPHAAVPAQPDQRQGWTLVLGLAVVLCVTFGTTISALGLFTLPITTDLQCTNEQAALLAAAFMLCMTLAMPLAGWLLDRIAPRPVMAAGSALTVLGYLLAASSPDIGRLTLALALAGLGVGASTYVPAITLASHWIAPSRRGLAFGILLAGASMGGIIFPNLLTHLIGLLGWRSVMQAIAGLILLVCVPLLLWLARLPAVPATAGHGVTTPLSGHAIGQALRMPRYWVWVAMQLLLTMSGLGIFIALVSYLVSAGYSAQAAASWYAGVGVASLLGNFLFGAASQRWSARTILLLGNAIGTAGILCLLAAQHPAFGLAAVALFVLSWGATFNLVNQLAPLFLAESVGQRNFGSLLGIGNLIGGLGAALGPAAVGYLVDANGSYTTALLLCAALAAVATLPIAMQPRSHAA, translated from the coding sequence ATGGCGCGTATGCAACAGACGGCAGCAGCGCTGGACAGCGCAACGTTCGAGGACCGCGCCGGCCCTCATGCAGCGGTTCCGGCCCAGCCCGACCAGCGCCAGGGGTGGACCCTGGTCCTTGGCCTGGCCGTGGTGCTGTGCGTCACCTTCGGCACCACCATCAGCGCCCTCGGCCTGTTCACCCTGCCGATTACCACGGATCTGCAGTGCACCAACGAACAGGCCGCACTCCTCGCCGCCGCCTTCATGCTCTGCATGACCCTGGCCATGCCCCTGGCGGGCTGGCTGCTCGACCGCATTGCGCCGCGCCCGGTGATGGCCGCAGGCAGCGCCCTCACGGTGCTGGGCTACCTGCTCGCCGCCAGCAGCCCGGACATCGGCCGGCTGACCCTGGCCCTGGCGCTGGCAGGCCTCGGCGTCGGCGCCTCGACCTATGTTCCGGCCATTACCCTGGCCTCGCACTGGATAGCGCCGAGCCGGCGCGGCCTGGCCTTTGGCATCCTGCTCGCCGGCGCCTCGATGGGCGGCATAATCTTTCCCAACCTGCTCACCCACCTTATCGGCCTGCTCGGCTGGCGCAGCGTCATGCAAGCCATCGCCGGCCTGATCCTGCTGGTTTGCGTGCCCTTGCTGCTGTGGCTGGCGCGCTTGCCGGCGGTCCCGGCCACCGCGGGCCATGGCGTGACGACCCCGCTCAGTGGTCACGCTATCGGCCAGGCCCTGCGCATGCCCCGCTACTGGGTGTGGGTCGCCATGCAGCTGCTGCTGACCATGAGCGGCCTCGGTATCTTCATCGCGCTGGTTTCCTATCTGGTATCAGCCGGCTACTCGGCGCAGGCCGCCGCCAGCTGGTATGCCGGAGTGGGCGTCGCGTCGCTGCTGGGCAATTTCCTGTTCGGGGCCGCGAGCCAGCGCTGGAGCGCAAGGACCATCCTGCTGCTCGGCAACGCCATCGGCACCGCCGGCATCCTCTGCCTGCTGGCCGCACAGCATCCGGCATTTGGCCTGGCGGCGGTCGCGCTGTTTGTCCTGAGCTGGGGCGCCACTTTCAACCTGGTCAACCAGCTCGCGCCGCTGTTCCTGGCGGAGTCCGTGGGACAGCGCAACTTCGGCAGCCTGCTCGGCATCGGCAACCTGATCGGCGGGCTCGGTGCGGCGCTCGGTCCGGCAGCTGTCGGCTACCTGGTCGACGCCAACGGCAGCTATACCACTGCCCTGCTGCTCTGTGCGGCCCTGGCGGCCGTGGCAACTCTGCCAATCGCCATGCAGCCACGGTCCCACGCCGCCTAG
- the gabD gene encoding NADP-dependent succinate-semialdehyde dehydrogenase produces MHLKDATLFRQQAYIDGTWQDADSGQTIKVNNPATGEILGSVPKMGAAETRRAIEAADKALPAWRALTAKERANKLRKWFELMIANQDDLGRLMTLEQGKPLAEAKGEIAYAASFIEWFAEEGKRVYGDTIPGHQPDKRIIVIKQPIGVTAAITPWNFPAAMITRKAGPALAAGCTMVLKPASQTPYSALALAELAERAGIPKGVFSVVTGSAGDIGTELTSNPIVRKLTFTGSTEIGRQLMAECAKDIKKVSLELGGNAPFIVFDDADLDAAVDGALISKYRNNGQTCVCANRLYVQDGVYDAFVEKLKVAVAKLKIGNGLDDGTTTGPLIDDKAVKKVEEHIADAVGKGAKVAFGGKPHALGGSFFEPTILIDVPGNAAVAKEETFGPLAPLFRFKDEAEVIAMANDTEFGLASYFYARDLSRVFRVAEALEYGMVGINTGLISTEVAPFGGVKASGLGREGSKYGIEDYLEIKYLCLSI; encoded by the coding sequence ATGCACTTGAAAGACGCCACGCTGTTCCGTCAGCAAGCCTACATCGACGGCACCTGGCAGGACGCCGACAGCGGCCAGACCATCAAGGTCAACAACCCGGCCACTGGCGAAATCCTCGGCAGCGTGCCGAAGATGGGCGCCGCCGAAACCCGCCGTGCCATCGAGGCCGCCGATAAGGCGCTGCCGGCCTGGCGTGCGCTGACCGCCAAGGAGCGCGCCAACAAGCTGCGCAAGTGGTTCGAGCTGATGATCGCCAACCAGGATGACCTCGGCCGCCTAATGACCCTCGAGCAAGGCAAGCCGCTGGCCGAGGCCAAGGGCGAGATCGCCTACGCCGCCTCGTTCATCGAGTGGTTCGCCGAGGAAGGCAAACGCGTCTACGGCGATACCATTCCCGGCCATCAGCCGGACAAGCGCATCATCGTCATCAAGCAGCCGATCGGTGTGACCGCGGCGATCACCCCGTGGAACTTCCCGGCGGCGATGATCACCCGCAAGGCCGGTCCGGCGCTGGCCGCCGGCTGCACCATGGTGCTCAAGCCGGCCTCGCAGACGCCGTACTCCGCGCTGGCGCTGGCCGAGTTGGCCGAGCGCGCCGGGATTCCGAAGGGCGTGTTCAGCGTGGTTACCGGCAGCGCTGGCGATATCGGCACCGAGCTGACCAGCAATCCGATCGTGCGCAAGCTGACCTTCACCGGCTCGACCGAGATCGGTCGCCAGCTGATGGCCGAGTGCGCCAAGGACATCAAGAAAGTCTCGCTGGAACTGGGCGGCAACGCGCCATTCATCGTCTTCGACGACGCCGACCTAGATGCCGCGGTCGATGGCGCGCTGATCTCCAAGTACCGCAACAATGGCCAGACCTGCGTGTGCGCCAACCGCCTGTACGTGCAGGACGGTGTCTACGATGCGTTCGTCGAGAAGCTCAAGGTCGCAGTGGCCAAGCTGAAGATCGGCAACGGTCTGGACGACGGCACCACCACCGGCCCGCTGATTGATGACAAGGCGGTGAAGAAGGTCGAAGAGCACATCGCCGACGCGGTGGGTAAAGGCGCCAAGGTGGCGTTCGGCGGCAAGCCGCACGCCCTCGGCGGCAGCTTCTTCGAACCGACTATCCTGATCGACGTGCCGGGCAATGCGGCGGTGGCCAAGGAAGAAACCTTCGGTCCGCTGGCGCCGCTGTTCCGCTTCAAAGATGAAGCCGAAGTGATCGCCATGGCCAACGACACCGAATTCGGCCTGGCCTCGTATTTCTACGCCCGTGACCTGTCCCGCGTGTTCCGCGTGGCCGAGGCGCTGGAGTACGGCATGGTCGGCATCAACACCGGGCTGATTTCCACCGAAGTGGCACCGTTCGGCGGCGTCAAGGCTTCGGGCCTGGGCCGCGAAGGTTCCAAGTACGGCATCGAGGATTACCTCGAAATCAAATACCTGTGCCTGAGCATCTGA
- the gabT gene encoding 4-aminobutyrate--2-oxoglutarate transaminase has protein sequence MSKNESLLQRRAAAVPRGVSQIHPIVAERAENATVWDVEGREYIDFAGGIAVLNTGHLHPKVIAAVQEQLGKLTHTCFQVLAYEPYIELCEEIAKRVPGDFAKKTLLVTSGSEAVENAVKIARAATGRAGVIAFTGAYHGRTMMTLGLTGKVVPYSAGMGLMPGGIFRALAPCELHGVSEDESIASIERIFKNDAQPSDIAAIIIEPVQGEGGFYVNSKAFLQRLRALCDAHGIMLIADEVQTGAGRTGTFFASEQLGIVPDLTTFAKSVGGGFPISGVCGKAEIMDVIAPGGLGGTYAGSPIACAAALAVLKVFDEEKLLERSQALGEKLKAGLSVIAAKHKVIGDVRGLGSMVAIELFEGGDESKPNADLVGKIVARARDKGLILLSCGTYYNVIRFLMPVTIPDAQLEQGIAIVAECFDELA, from the coding sequence ATGAGCAAGAACGAATCCCTGCTGCAACGCCGCGCCGCCGCTGTTCCGCGCGGTGTCAGCCAGATCCACCCGATCGTCGCCGAGCGCGCCGAGAACGCCACCGTCTGGGACGTCGAGGGCCGCGAGTACATCGACTTCGCCGGCGGCATCGCGGTGCTCAACACCGGCCACCTGCACCCGAAGGTGATCGCCGCGGTGCAGGAGCAGCTGGGCAAGCTGACCCATACCTGCTTCCAGGTGCTGGCCTACGAGCCGTACATCGAGTTGTGCGAAGAGATCGCCAAGCGCGTGCCGGGCGATTTCGCCAAGAAGACCCTACTGGTCACCTCCGGCTCCGAAGCGGTGGAGAACGCGGTGAAGATCGCCCGTGCCGCCACCGGCCGCGCCGGGGTGATCGCCTTCACCGGCGCCTACCACGGCCGCACCATGATGACTCTCGGTCTGACCGGCAAGGTGGTGCCGTACTCGGCCGGCATGGGCCTGATGCCCGGCGGCATCTTCCGTGCCCTGGCGCCGTGTGAACTGCACGGGGTCAGCGAGGACGAGTCGATCGCCAGCATCGAGCGGATTTTCAAGAACGACGCGCAGCCGAGCGACATCGCCGCGATCATCATCGAGCCGGTGCAGGGCGAGGGTGGTTTCTACGTCAACTCCAAGGCCTTCCTGCAGCGCCTGCGCGCGCTGTGCGATGCGCACGGCATCATGCTGATCGCCGACGAAGTGCAGACCGGCGCCGGGCGCACTGGCACCTTCTTCGCCTCCGAGCAGCTGGGCATCGTTCCGGACCTGACCACCTTCGCCAAATCGGTCGGCGGCGGCTTCCCGATCTCCGGGGTGTGCGGCAAGGCCGAGATCATGGACGTGATCGCCCCCGGCGGCCTCGGCGGCACCTACGCCGGCAGCCCGATCGCCTGCGCCGCGGCGCTGGCGGTGCTCAAGGTGTTCGACGAAGAGAAGCTGCTCGAGCGCTCGCAGGCGCTCGGCGAGAAGCTCAAGGCTGGCCTCAGTGTCATCGCCGCCAAGCACAAGGTGATCGGCGACGTGCGCGGCCTGGGTTCGATGGTTGCCATCGAGCTGTTTGAAGGTGGTGACGAGAGCAAGCCGAACGCTGATCTGGTCGGCAAGATCGTCGCCCGCGCACGCGACAAGGGCCTGATCCTGCTGTCCTGCGGCACCTACTACAACGTCATCCGTTTCCTCATGCCGGTCACCATCCCGGATGCGCAGCTGGAACAGGGCATCGCCATCGTCGCCGAGTGCTTCGACGAACTGGCCTGA